From Gadus macrocephalus chromosome 16, ASM3116895v1:
AACTGGAATCAGCAGGCCTTGGCTTAGGTTGCCATCACATGCTTGTTTATTTGCCGTTTGCATAAATACTTGCTCACAGGCCGCAGCTGTGAAGTGATACTGTCCTGACAtgcttcccctctctccctccctctcagacaGCAAGGAGGACTCCTTGTCCTGCCAGCTGCCGCTCCTATTCCCTGCCTCACTGTTGACTGTTCACAACATTGACTGGAAACACCTGTGACTGCAGTTCCTCGTGTTGAATACGATTTTGCTGCAGGTCATTCAAATACCTTCATCTCTTTTACAAACTGACTAATTCATGTTTGGTTTATTGCAAAGTCTAAAATCGAATCACTGTGCGCTTTGCCCAAGTGTTGAAAACATTTTGATTTGGATGATACATACCTTCGGAGCGAGCACGTAAAAGTATCCAGTTCCGTTGGCTCGGCAGATGAGTTTACATTTGTCCTTGGGAGAGATCCCTGAGTACTTGGGGACCCAGCCCACGGAGGAGCTGAGGCGGTTGGTTTTCAGGTTGAAGCCATTGAACGCCTCGCACTGCTCCTCGCGGTAACTCTTACCTGCACAACAACAATAGCACTCTTTAGAACAAAGAGGTTAACCCTGTGTCTAGAACAAGAGGATTCAAAcccacctttaaaacaagaggTTTTATATTTTAACTCCACCTTTAGAACAAGAGGTTTCAACCCATCTGTTCTGCTCTTAACATCTCCATTGCCTCGATGATGCCTCATGCTTCATATCATTATATCATGCTATTATTTACCTGTTTCAGGACAAGTACTGAAGTTGCAGGAGCGGTATTTAATGCGGAGGCCATAGCAATATTTTCCGCCGTTATCTGGCACAGGATTGTTGCATTCCCTCTTGGCCAGTTGGACCCCCCCACCGCAGGTCCGAGAGCAGGCCCCAAACGTACCCCACTTTCCCCACTTGCCATCCACCTGGGGAAGACAATCAGGAGTGGTGGTTAAGGCAGAACTAGCTTTGCATTGAATTAAACGATTACAATgaacaaaaaatacaatttcGAGACGTGAATGTGAATTATATTTACCGCTGCATTACATTATTGACTACTCAATAACATCTTCATGATAACCATCTGTAGTCAGCTGTGGCATGATCAGTTGTTGACATTTCAAGATGGTGGTGCACAGTGGACAGAGCGAAAAGGGTCTGAGCATTACTTCCCTTAGTGCACTATGCCAGCTGGCACCATGTATTGCTGGTGTATTTGTGCTTTATCTCTGATGACTCGAAATGTTGGGAAGAACCTCCCATTTCCTCATGGGCATGAGGATTCTCCCAGCGCCTTACACTGACCTTGATGtgcacagtgttgtttttgtccaCGCATCCCCCTCGGTAGCAGACTCTGCTGGTTCCGCAGCTGGTGCCGTCTGCCCATGGGAAATGTCTGGTCTGGCACACCAGCTGCCCACGGGCCTTCCCCGTGCACCATAGCTTGGTGCAGGGATGCATGTAGGGGCATGGCCTGGAGCCGCTCCCGAAGGCCAGCTCACACTGGCGGTGGAGGCTGTAGCTGGAGCCAGGGAGGGTCTCTGGGAGAGTCAGCTGGTTCTGGGGCTGGTCCAGCAAACATTCTCCTAACAGAAgccaaacagaaccagcaggtcTATCAAACCTCATTGTGTTAAGAGTTTGTGGTCCTTTTAAATTTGGGTTAGCCAtatcaataataattaataataattcattatatttatatagcgcttttcaatgacccaaagaaacttacagtgaaggggggacctaactcaccaccaccagtgatAACCATGACAGCCTGAATACAGTATCACCCTCTTGGTCAATGGGACTTGCTGACAATTATGATTTGGGAATTTGAAAGTCACTAGTATTACTATTATTGCTATAAGATGAGGAACATGAGGTTTAAAGGTATTATATTACATCCTGCCGCTAGGGGTCTCTCgatcaaacaaaaacaaacacaaacattttatGGAGTAGAACTTGTAAGACTAAACATAGGGAACGTGTTTGCCCCGTCCCGAAATAGGGAAAAGCGATGGATGATATTTGTCTCCAAGCATGGGCTGCATCACACGCTTCAACTGGTTGGACAAGAGGGTCTGCTTACTCAGCACAtcctcacagacacactggcTAACGCAAGGAAAAGCGGAGGCCATTTAAGCATTCCCCACAGGCTTACGCATGCCTGGAAGATATCcacattgatttgaaaatgCCAGCCAAGCGCCTACAGCAACAAGTGCATGTTGGAACAGCGCTTACTACATGATGCAGATCGGCCTTTCAGTGTCTGTCTATACAGCCGACCACAACCCTCCAGCTACGCTGATGGACACCCAGCGGACCCTAATGGAGAAGACAGTGCAGGCTTCAGCTCTCTTTGAAGAAGTGACGAGGGTAGAGAGTGCTGAGACTACAGCTACTGTGATCCCTGCCATGACGGCCCTTAAACTTGTTTCTTTGGTGAGCACAGCACCGACCAGGGAATCAAGAGCATGAAAAGCACTCTCCTAGAGGTAGCGGCTGCATGCCTAAGCCAGGTGGACACTGACTCTACTGCACTGCTGGAATCCACATACCAGCACAGGCCATCCAGTTTGTTGGCCTATTGGATGCTATGATGAAGcatatttgtatgcataatTGTTTCAATGAATCCAATATAGCTTAGCAGTATTTAAGCCACTCTATTTTGTGGTTAAGAAAATAAAGTAGATTTAGATGTGTTGATGGTTTGGTAATGGTCTATCTGTCTCAGTAAGCAGCTGCCAGGAAGGCTGGTCTCATTGACGCCCTTTTCCACACAGTGATTCCTGCTCATTCATTGGGTGTCCTGTGTGAATGTAAACCCTGCATGTTGTGATTTATGTTTTTCTGTGTATGCTAATTCCCTCAAAGCGCCCCAAGTCCACAATAGGCGCTCTGTAGTAAGCCATCTGAAGCGGGGAGGACAGGGGTCAAAGTCTCCGTGGGTCCAGCGGGGCTAAGTGACTGTGGATCAGCTCGTCATGTCTCTTCATATACAACGCCATtgtttctgtctttcctttttcAGTTATCACCGCTAGACTTGGACCGCGGATTGTCTCATTCTTACCCCGGATAAGATACATTTATTACTGATCATTAGACATAGAGTAAACATGCACAGCTCGTGAACGagaccctttttttttcttttgtaacCATTGCGGAACCCATCAAAGTTTAATCAAAGTTGACTAAGAGTTTTTCTGGGTTGAACATTGCTGGAAATATTTGGGAAGATGTACAGAACTCAACTAAATATATGACCAAGGTCATGTCGATTCTAGATATTTGAATTCGGAAATGTTACATATCTCACCTTTAAAGGAAAGCTGCTGAAATGCTCAGTACCTTCCTTACACTCAGTCCTTACACTACCAGTTTCAGGGAACAACGTTTCAGGAAACAACGTTTCAGGGAGTTCCCAGCACAGCTGGCCCTGCTGTTCAGGCAACAGACCGCTCTGTTTCTGGTTTCCATGTACTTTCTAGATATGGTCTTTGAAAGCGGAGTAGGGAAGAGCCCCTTGTTACTGGCTGGTTCTCGAAGCCGGCAGTAACAATGCTTGTGATTTCATTGGGAATGACGTATGGAATGCACTACTAGGCTATCCTGCACCATGATTCCACTCACGGTACTCCCTGCCTCTTGTTCTACTCCCTAGTTGAAGGGCATCGGTGCTCACCATGACCTCTGTCCAGGAACTCTGTGATGATGGCAGCGCTGCACACAGACCAGGGCCGGCTCCTGTCAATCTGAATCAGCGTAGGAGACATCATTTGGTTGTCCCTCAGCTTCCCAAACACCGCTTCACAGGCCTTCACATTGTCATGGGGCATGTTGAAGACGTGgcctgagagagggggagagagagatcagtaAAAGAAAATTAGAATTTCATTGGAATTGTCCCCATGTATATTCTAAATCACAGTCAAATCTGATATGGCTGATTTGACCGGGTTTTGAAAGCAGATGATGAGGCAGCAGTGCTTGGTAACTAACAATACATATGGCATGCGTTCATGCGCTGATGTTCATCAGCTTGAAAGGGAAAATGTGGTTCAAACCATGTTCTACCATACTCATGTCATATAAAACAAAGGAGAGAAGTAACACTCACAATGGGCGTCTTTACAATCTGATGTTGACTTTGGAAGGGGAATTCTACAATGACTACATATGAGTAGGCCCTGTAAACCAATGCCTCTGTTGGGACCTTGAGACATCTGGCAATACTCGCACATCTGGTTTCAGGCAGGCATACATACCCCCCATCCCACCCAACCAGGGTTGATATAAAAACACTTGATAGAAACGATAGTTAGCTATTAGTCATTATTATGTCTCAACAAATGAAAGTCAACAGACTCTCAAATCAGTTTAATCTGTGTAAATGACCTCTTACAGTAATATCCAACACTCAAGccgcatcaacacacacacaacctttttttttggGTCAAGACTAATGAGAGAGGGGTGTGACCAATGAGAGAGGGGTGTGACCAATGAGGGAGGGATGAGACCAATGAGAGAGGAGTGTGACCAATAAGAGAGGGGTGACCAATGAGAGAGGGGTGTGACCAATGAGAGAGGGGTGTGACCAATGAGAGAGGTTGTGACCAATGAGAGAGGGGTGTGACCAATGAGTGGGTTGTGACCAATGAGAGAGGGGTGTGACCATTGAGAGAAGGGCTGTGACCAATGAGAGGGGTGTGACCAATGAGAGAAGAGGTACAAATGAGAGAGGGTGTGACCAATGAGAGAGGGTGTGACCAATGAGAGAGGGGTGTGACCATTGAGAGAGGGCTGTGACCAATGAGAGGGGTGTGACCAATGAGAGAAGAGTTACAAATGAGAGAGGGGTGTGACCAATGAGAGAGGTGTGACCAATGAGAGAGGAGTTACAAATGAGAGAGGGGTGTGACCAATGAGAGAGGTGTGACCAATGAGAGAGGAGTTACAAATGAGAGAGGGGTGTGACCAATGAGAGGGGTGTGTGACCAATGAGAGAGGGGTGGTATCACTCACCTAGTTCATGAGCTGTGGTGAAGGCCGAGGGTAGGCCGTCATCCTCAATGACAGAGCAGCTCCTCTTGGGGTCGCAGATGGTCCCCACATCAGCCATCCCCAGAGTGTCGCAGGTTTTGGCCCCACAAAGGTCCTGGATCACAGGAGATCAAATTGGATTTCTCTGTGAACTAGGTTATATAAATATGGTAGTTAATACTCCCGTATAATTTAAATTATCTTAATATCTTAACagcaaatcaataaataaaatgctcTGAGGCAGTTGCAGGCCTGTAATAGGCGTAAGCCCGTACCTACATAGCTACCTGGTACATGCATAGACTCTGCCTGTGCACTCAACACGCATGACTCCACCCTGAGACTTTCACAATGTCAAGCAGACCAAATGATAAAGCTTGCGAGTTGGTCACGGGTTTGGTGGATTTTGAGGGAGGTCTGATGGAAGGAGTATTCTGGGGAACGTAGCAAAATAGCCTGTGCAGACAGCAGTGACTTATTTAAAAGACAATGAAGTCTATTTAAGCATATAGGTAAATAGGACCTGGGGTCGGTGTCCAAACACCAATAGTCGTTTTTTCAACAACTTTTTTCAATGTCAAAGTGGTTGAGGCTGTATGATTAGTGCTCTTACTACGTACCCACTGATTGTTATCCGTGACagatttttttgtgttgttgttttatgtAATAATGAAGAGCATTTTGCCACAACCCTCTGTGTTCAAATCCTCTCAATACTCTGACTTTTAAAAATCATACGTATCACTAGAGAATTATCATTAGTCTTTTTCTGTTCTTATCTTCTTTCCTAATGACCCGGAGTGGATATGACCTTGAGGCCATTCCCATCCTATCACTGCATGTGAGGCGTCTGTTTGAACCTTACAAGGAACGTCGTGACCCAGGTCCAACTAAGCTGTATTTCAGCATTCACTGGCTGTGAGCATACATAGCGTGGGCTATCAGTAATTGGCATTAGCCTCTGTATCACTCTCATATTTAAAGGTGACagatttatttatatactttAATTACTATAATACTCATTTGGTCACTGCAGAAGATCAGATCAGAAATCCTCATGCTCTTTTCCTCTAATTCTCATTCTCTAATGGGATGCTCTATCACCCTTCTTATTGTCATGCTCTTTCCTTCTCAATGTTATGCTCTAGCATTCTCAAACTCATGCTCTCTAGTATAAATAGTTATTTTATCTTtacgatttttttcttttttttattgattatcACACACTTTGTGAGTGTCTTCTCCTGTCTTGACCTGATGTTTTGTGTTGaggaccacaatggaaataGGTCCTGGACTTTCTTATGTTTTTATCCTCAATTGTATTTGATGTATTTTCATGTGTGTAAGGCATTTGTTTGATACAatttaataaatcaaatcaaaataaaaaaattcagtCAGTAAATTGTGTAATTGCAGTAATGACATACCTTTTGGTATTCATTGTTGACATAGTTTGTTTAGGAAACCACAGTTTAAtcatgaaaataaatgtatgtttggTTTCTTTCAACCCTGCTGTACCGAAAAACCTACCGAACTGTGACAAAACCGAACTACGTATCGAATCCTGActtttgtgtatcgttacaccccagAGCCTTCTCAACGTAATTCTCTCTAGCCTTCTCAACCTCATGCTCTAGCCTTCTCAATCTCCTGCTCACCATCGTTCTCAACCTCATCAACATCCTTCCTATCATTCTAATCTTATCTCAATCTCATGCTCAAATCAAATGCTCTACCTTTCTCAATAATTCTGCTCTATtattctccacctccttctctgaTCTCATGCTCTCTCCATCTTGATGTCAGGATTAACGTACCAATTTAAGTGACACAATGTCTCGACTTCTTACCTGCTTGGTGAAAAGTATGGCTGTGTCCCAGTAGGCGGGATGTTTGTCGTTGTATTTATTCAACTTTTTCTGCCAGGAGCAGAAATTACGCAGCGTAAGAGCTGCGTTGCTGGACACTTTAGGCCCCTTGTCTTCTTCGTGTATCGCCATTAAGCCTACCACCACTATGTTTATGGAGTTCAGAATACTGGGATGTTTGTAAAGCCTGGCGGCCACCGACATCAAGGTCAGGAGGTAATGCTTGAGGTCATCGCCGTGGAATTTGACCATTGAGTTGTCCGcgaccaccagcacctccacaaacCTGGGGATAGATGCGAAGCGTTTCGATCTTCCCAACGATCTCATGACGGTTTCGGTCGCACCATCCATCTCGAATTCCTTCATGAACTCGTACTTTTGCAGAGTATCCGAGGAAAGGTTGAACTTAGCGTTAGTGTGTGCCACTCCGCACCTTCTGGCGAAGGGACCGCTTCCATCGCTTCCATCACTAAAGTGAGCCCGCGTCCGGCGACGGATGACATGCGTCCTGTCAAAAGTCCTCCCAGCCTCCGGACTTTCTTCACCCCCAAACAGGCTTATAAAATACTCCGTTCCGTTATGCGCGAAAATTCCTTGGAGCCCCTTGCAGAGACTGACAGCCGCGAAGGAGCGCGGGTCCGCGTTCACGTCGCCGGAATAGAAGCACTGCCTCGACGCTCCACCTGCAGAGGCAGGGGCACGGTGCTCTACACTTAACGGGCCAAGGAAATTAGAATCGGGGGAAAGGTGTAGGTAAAATACTTTTCTGAAAGCATTGAGTTTAAACACTACATGGTTTTCAGCCGTGCTATCCGTGCGCCCCAGGAGTTGCCTCATTGCAAGTCGCTCGTCGAGCTCAACCGGTGTGCAAAAATCGACTTCCATGCAAAGGTTCAGTTTGGTATATATTAAAATATCCATCAGAATGATCCACGACCTACGAAGTGGAACCATCTTTGCTCCAAGTTTGCCAGATAGACCGCGGCCGTACGGCGGTCAGAGGACCTGGTGATCGCTCTCTGCCTCCCGCATCTTGTGCGTCCTGACCCGTGGTGCTTCCTTGCCCGGGATGCGTCCTGGCCAGGGGTGGTTCCTCCGGCTCCTCTGCTCTTCACACGCCCTTTAATGAGATTAGAAACCAGGAAACTACTGGAAGAAGTAATATCATCCGAAATAAGGCGGTGCGTTTATGGCGAGCTTATTGGCCATGTCTCTGTATTTCTACTGCAACCCAAAGCAGCAGTTGCCTCCACAGATGTTGCGGTGCAGGATGTGtggtatgcccccccccccccccccccccgcgcctcaCCCCGAGATGGAGGACGACTCGGGATGCAAAGCGCAGCTCCTCACAGATAGATGAATAATGATCCAAATAGAGCTTTTTTCATGACCGACATGCTCTTCTAACATATAATATTAATAGGAACACAACGTTGCAGTGAAGATCAACGCAGCTCCGAAAGACCCCCAAGTTGTAAGTTCCCCATCAGACCCTGGTCTTCTCATAGAGTTTGGTTTGATACTCCTAGAGGTTGGTTTGATACTCCTAGAGTTTGGTTTGATGCTCCTAGAGTTTGGTTTGATAATTAGAGTTTGGTTGGATACTCAGAGTTTGGTTTGATGCTCAGAGTTTCGTTTTTGATTTCGTTTTGCTATTTGTAGAACCTCCGCTCATCACGCGTGTCTGCAGTCCAATGGCTCCCTCTGCAGGGGACTCTGATCATTACAGAGTGGAAGCAAATCACTTCAGAATAGGAAGCATATGAATAGGAAATATTTAATTTGTTATCCTTTATTACTCATCGACGTATTTTTATCTACGAATACATTACATCTGTGGATTTATGAGTTTGATCATTTCTTTTATTTCACTGCTGTGGGGGAAGAAGACGAGCTTTAGTAAATGTTGGACACCTTGTGATTGCCATCGATGATgtgaggggaggaaaggagttGGAGGGGCCCCGCTGGGTTAATAACAGGAGCGCGGTGGTCAAGCTGCTGCAGAAGGGGGGGGTGTCGCTCCACTTCATCCGATCCGTTTTATGCGAACGGTTCTCATCAAGTAGGAGTGGGAGGAGTATTTCCAGCAACGTACTTGATATCCAAAATAACCCCCTGG
This genomic window contains:
- the LOC132475098 gene encoding A disintegrin and metalloproteinase with thrombospondin motifs 15-like, giving the protein MVPLRRSWIILMDILIYTKLNLCMEVDFCTPVELDERLAMRQLLGRTDSTAENHVVFKLNAFRKVFYLHLSPDSNFLGPLSVEHRAPASAGGASRQCFYSGDVNADPRSFAAVSLCKGLQGIFAHNGTEYFISLFGGEESPEAGRTFDRTHVIRRRTRAHFSDGSDGSGPFARRCGVAHTNAKFNLSSDTLQKYEFMKEFEMDGATETVMRSLGRSKRFASIPRFVEVLVVADNSMVKFHGDDLKHYLLTLMSVAARLYKHPSILNSINIVVVGLMAIHEEDKGPKVSSNAALTLRNFCSWQKKLNKYNDKHPAYWDTAILFTKQDLCGAKTCDTLGMADVGTICDPKRSCSVIEDDGLPSAFTTAHELGHVFNMPHDNVKACEAVFGKLRDNQMMSPTLIQIDRSRPWSVCSAAIITEFLDRGHGECLLDQPQNQLTLPETLPGSSYSLHRQCELAFGSGSRPCPYMHPCTKLWCTGKARGQLVCQTRHFPWADGTSCGTSRVCYRGGCVDKNNTVHIKVDGKWGKWGTFGACSRTCGGGVQLAKRECNNPVPDNGGKYCYGLRIKYRSCNFSTCPETGKSYREEQCEAFNGFNLKTNRLSSSVGWVPKYSGISPKDKCKLICRANGTGYFYVLAPKVVDGTPCSPDTSAVCVQGRCIKAGCDHRLNSNSKFDKCGVCGGDNQACKKVSGHFMKPIHGYNLVLTLPVGASNVDIRQRGYRGLVGDENYLAVKNQHGRYLLNGDYVVSAAERDLLVRGSLLRYSGTSTAVETLLATRPLQEPLTVEVLSVGRMTPPRVRYSFYVRREEEPLKEEERLKEEEPLKKEEPLTKEEPQNKEQPLNKGAPPRKKEPRNKKEPRNKKEPQNKKEPQNKEEPLKKEKPLKEEEPLKEEEPLKEEEPLKEEKLLKEEKPLKEEKPLKEEVPLKKEEHGREGEPLKEEERDKNSVLAYSNKVEAEEPALGSSRPSQWVAGEWDRCTVTCGHGLQKRPVGCRGAEGRPAGDCHMGGRPAAMRVCGAPCPLWDVGPWAHCSKSCGRGYKRRPLRCVSHNSLTLPRDQCSGRKKPQELDLCNLRPC